A stretch of DNA from Saccharomycodes ludwigii strain NBRC 1722 chromosome I, whole genome shotgun sequence:
TCTTTGAAAATTCATTGCCTAATGCAGCAAATAATCTAGTTGTCAATGGTTtgatatttaatttttcgtGATAAGCTGGAACAATGACTGAGTTTTCAATAGCGGCCATAACGGGGTTTATGAGATTTAATATTTGgatgttttttcttttctttcggtcttatatatatgcatGTAACATATAATAATGTATTTAGTACAAAGACTATCGTATGAGCTAGAAAagtcaaatatatattccaGATAcgaaacagaaaaaaaaaaaaaaaaagaaaaaagaaaaaaaagtcagaGAAAAAtcggaaaaaaaaaaaaaaaaagaacaagttgttcttttaatttttaaaaaaatagatcACCAGTCAAGCAGTAACCTGTAGGTTTATTTCTTAGGACCAAATCCATCAATAATCACTTTTCcacctttctttttattattattaaaacaaaactaaaaaaaaaaaaaaaaaattcaaattaaAAGGGAAGGTGATTATTGAttcatataaataattaaatacctataaatatataagagAGTAAAGAGCTCTAAGGTattgaaatattaaatttaatatgcTTAAATGAATTAAGTcgaagtaaaaaaaaaaaaaaaaaaaaaaaaggagaatCTGCTCACGCTCAAGGATGTCATTTAACTATTTCCCTTTGACCATATTCCcgtttgttttgttttctttttcccccccattttgaattaaattataCACCACACAAAAGTTAGATATTCTTTCTCAACCCTTTTAGACGGACACTTCCTCACCCATCCATAGCACGTTATTACATCTTATAAAAATGTCACCCACTAAGCCTTTACTCTCCCCATCAATAATTTCTTCGgcattttttaatcttaCGTTGAAATAATTGTCTGTTGAAACTAGGATCCCTCTGTATTgagttttattaaatttcaACGTAACCAAAAATGGTTTATCAATtaaacttttcaaaaaaggTTTGGGATTAATAGGTTGgaactacaaaaaaaaaaaaaaaaataatcagcATAGCTTTATGTTAGTAAACTgaaagtttatttattcagcAACATGGATCGTCATCTATTAGCGATGTAAAAGTACATACTTCTTCACTCATTACTATCCTCTCTTTTTGTTTGCACTATTCTCTTTAATACTTCGTaagaattgttttttttatataccaaaaaataaatgtatgaattagaaaagaaatagagaaacaaaataaaccGATAAGCCAATTTAAAGAGACATGTGCATTATCATTTGGGATGTACTTTTAAATTGAGGTCGTTGTCGTTTCtctttagaaaaaataaaaaaaaaaaaaacaaaaaaaaaaaaaaaaaaaaaagacaaactCCGACGCGCGTCATTCCCATTTTCTCGGAAACCCAATCACACTTGTCCGATATTCCAcagttgaaaataataataattttttttttttctgtatgAATCATTGCAATACACAcgtatataataataataataataataataataataatatttatatctgAGTCAGTTGTATGTTTAAATTAGGACGATCACAACCATTGTCATTGTCATATTCCATTCTTAACATAGCCCAGCATATATCTATAATTACACTGCTCAATGCCAATCCATAAACTAAAGTTATAGCATAAAAGAAATTGCTATTACCCGATCCTAGTCCAATCCATAAATAGTAAAAGATTGGTGCTAATACAATGGAatgtataaataataagatTGATATGATAGAATATTTCATATAACAGAAAATCGGAAAGAACAAGGGTAAAAAACTTAACACAAATCCAGTATCTCCTAGTGTTGGATATGGCTTAGTTAATGTTATCCAACTTAAGCATAGCACAAAACtgtataataacaaattgaTGTTTTTAGAGGACGTATGGTGAAATCTTAAAGTGAACGGTAATATAAAAGATgccaaaaacaaattgaaaactgttttaaaaaatggaataAAAAACTCAAAcatttcaacaaaaaaataccaccaTAACCCTATATTTGgatataatttttcaaaattcaTGTTTACACCATAAacagaataaataaaatcccaactaaaattgttaagtgtaaatgataatataatCGTAGTCAAAAGAGTAGAAATAAAACCCACAATCAGAAAGATACCGCTATCATTTTGGTTTCTATTTTTGGCCAATCCAATATTTATACTTAATAACGGGATAATAAGTAAAATAGAATATAAAGATAAGTAACCGCTCAATGCCAATAAAGATCCACttaaaaacatattttttgcTCTATTGCCTTGATAAGTATAGGCAATGTATAAGCTCAgcaaaatcaataaattagaaaaaatacatGTATTTTTACTTATGCAACTTAAAAACGTCAATGGATTAATGATATATAAACTACCAATGATCCATGAAAACTTATTGTAAGGTTcaattttctcttctttggTATGGGTGCCGCTAGAACTTGTAGATATTTTGTTCATCAACCTGAATAGCACAATTGGAAATAAAGAATCCACAAATGAATATAACAAATTGGATAGCGTATAGGATGAAGTTATAATTGAGCGGAATAGTGATATTAATAAGATTGGCTGATGGACCAAACCACCATCATACAATGGTAGATCATGATTTAGTAAATAGATACCTTCTTTTAGACTTTTAAAGGATGTAATTGGTGTGGAAAACTCTACGGAATTGTCTAATACATCGCTTAAATTAGGGAATATAGTGAAAGTTATAAAACGGGTTAAAAAGCATATtatgaataattttaattcaataaatttggTCATGATGTTTAGttagtatatatatatatatatatacatacacaAGCAcatatatactttttttttttttccttttttttttttttttcttttcttgttAATAGTGAAATTGATTAAAATGTTAAATTGAAACATTTTGTTTAACTTTTAAAtcagaaagaaagaaagaaaaaaaaaaaaaagaaaaaaaaaaaaaaaaacaatgtaATTTGGGATTTGGGCCGGGTATTGAGTTTTAGAAAACCCAAACATCACCAATGCGTTCGTGTAAAATGACTTTGGTAAATACTCACgtgatatttttgttatttttagtacAACAAAAACGAAATCTGCCTTGATCAAAACAAaccgaaaaaaaaagcgtTAGTGTTTACTTAGTAATCATCGCAGAGCAGTAAGTGTacaataaagaaagaaagaaaaagaatttccctttttattctttcaacaaaaggaaagaaaaaaatttttttaatcttttgtataaataaataaataaataaataaagttgtgttgttcaaaaaaaaaaaacaaaaaaaaaaaactattatcattactattattattattattactattatcgctattagttttaataacaaacttttatttataacaCTCATTAAATCATTCAATCCGAGTTTATATCTAAGCACCTAATAATTAACCGGAAAGTCACAACACAAAAATCATGGATTTTGATACTAATGAAGATGTCAACGGGATTCGTTTTTCTTGGAATGTTTTCCCCGCAACCAGATCGGATGCAAACAAAAATGTAGTTCCAATTGGATGTTTATACACTCCACTAAAGGAAAGAGAAGACCTACCACTTGCTAGCTACAATCCTGTTTTATGTAACGGTCCCCAGTGTAAATCTATTTTAAATCCATATTGTGAAATTGATTTAAGAACAAACACTTGGAATTGTCCAATTTGTAAAATTAGAAACCATTTGCCAAGTAGTTATGCTGGTATCACCCAAGAGTCGTTGCCTGCAGAACTATTGAACACCACAATTGAATATATTACCAACAAAGCTGTTCAAGTCCCACCtatcttcttctttgttATTGACTTAACTactgaagaagaaaatttacAAGCCTTAAAAGATTCCATTGTCTCTTCTCTATCTCTTTTACCTCCAAACGCTTTAGTTGGTTTGATCACATATGGAAATACAGTTCAATTGCATGATTTATCCTGCACTTCAATAGACAGATGCAATG
This window harbors:
- the GAB1 gene encoding GPI-anchor transamidase subunit GAB1 (similar to Saccharomyces cerevisiae YLR459W | GAB1 | GPI and Actin Bar), giving the protein MTKFIELKLFIICFLTRFITFTIFPNLSDVLDNSVEFSTPITSFKSLKEGIYLLNHDLPLYDGGLVHQPILLISLFRSIITSSYTLSNLLYSFVDSLFPIVLFRLMNKISTSSSGTHTKEEKIEPYNKFSWIIGSLYIINPLTFLSCISKNTCIFSNLLILLSLYIAYTYQGNRAKNMFLSGSLLALSGYLSLYSILLIIPLLSINIGLAKNRNQNDSGIFLIVGFISTLLTTIILSFTLNNFSWDFIYSVYGVNMNFEKLYPNIGLWWYFFVEMFEFFIPFFKTVFNLFLASFILPFTLRFHHTSSKNINLLLYSFVLCLSWITLTKPYPTLGDTGFVLSFLPLFFPIFCYMKYSIISILLFIHSIVLAPIFYYLWIGLGSGNSNFFYAITLVYGLALSSVIIDICWAMLRMEYDNDNGCDRPNLNIQLTQI
- the SMX3 gene encoding mRNA splicing protein SMX3 (similar to Saccharomyces cerevisiae YPR182W | SMX3 | core Sm protein Sm F), with amino-acid sequence MSEEFQPINPKPFLKSLIDKPFLVTLKFNKTQYRGILVSTDNYFNVRLKNAEEIIDGESKGLVGDIFIRCNNVLWMGEEVSV